Proteins from one Mycteria americana isolate JAX WOST 10 ecotype Jacksonville Zoo and Gardens chromosome 1, USCA_MyAme_1.0, whole genome shotgun sequence genomic window:
- the SPRY2 gene encoding protein sprouty homolog 2, with the protein METRAQHGSGSQALLQARRDSGRPHGEPDLRDVLTQQVHVLSLDQIRAIRNTNEYTEGPTVAPRPGVKSAPRLATQPKNERPHGLPEHRHFSRIQHTQTHASPRAPLSRSISTVSTGSRSSTRTSTSSNSSEQRLLGSSLGPVADGIVRMQPKSELKSSELKPLSKEDLGAHSYRCEDCGKCKCKECTYPRTLPSCWICDKQCLCSAQNVVDYGTCVCCVKGLFYHCSNDDEDNCADNPCSCSQSHCCTRWSAMGVVSLFLPCLWCYLPAKGCLKLCQGCYDRVNRPGCRCKHSNTVCCKVPSVPPRNFEKPT; encoded by the coding sequence ATGGAGACGAGAGCTCAGCACGGCAGCGGGTCGCAGGCCTTGCTACAGGCTCGGCGTGACAGTGGGAGACCGCACGGGGAGCCCGACCTGCGGGATGTCTTGACGCAGCAGGTTCACGTCTTGTCGCTGGACCAGATCAGAGCCATCCGAAACACGAATGAGTACACGGAGGGACCTACGGTGGCTCCACGGCCGGGGGTCAAGTCTGCTCCTCGGCTAGCAACCCAACCCAAAAATGAAAGGCCCCATGGCTTGCCCGAACATCGTCATTTTAGCCGGATTCAGCACACGCAAACGCACGCCTCTCCTCGGGCGCCTCTGTCCCGGTCCATCAGCACGGTCAGCACAGGTTCGCGGAGCAGTACAAGGACAAGTACGAGCAGTAATTCATCTGAGCAAAGACTTCTAGGATCATCTTTGGGGCCAGTTGCCGACGGGATAGTCCGAATGCAGCCCAAGTCTGAGCTCAAGTCAAGTGAGCTGAAGCCGCTGAGCAAAGAAGACTTGGGAGCACACAGCTACAGGTGTGAGGACTGTGGAAAGTGTAAGTGCAAGGAGTGCACTTATCCGAGGACCCTCCCATCGTGTTGGATCTGTGACAAGCAGTGTCTTTGCTCAGCCCAGAACGTGGTCGATTACGGGACTTGCGTTTGCTGCGTGAAGGGCCTCTTCTATCACTGCTCTAACGATGACGAGGACAACTGTGCTGACaacccctgctcctgcagccagtCGCATTGCTGCACTAGATGGTCCGCCATGGGTGTGGtgtctctctttctgccttgctTGTGGTGTTACCTACCAGCCAAGGGTTGCCTTAAGTTGTGCCAGGGCTGTTACGACCGGGTAAATCGGCCTGGGTGCCGCTGTAAACACTCCAACACTGTTTGCTGCAAAGTTCCCAGCGTCCCCCCCAGGAACTTTGAAAAGCCAACATAG